Below is a genomic region from Neisseria arctica.
GACAAAAAAATTTACCGCAACCAATCTCAGCACTAACTGTAATATCTACATACTACTATTGATTTTTAATATGCCCGGCCACACTAAGTGGTAATCTATCCCAATCAATATAGGAAAGTTCAACCTCTACTATGAGCCATACCGTTCATTTGAAATTCGATGATATCGACAATACTGTTTTACAGCGTCTCTGCGGCCCTCTCGACAGCCATCTTCAAACATTAGGCAAGGCTTTGAATATCCAAATCAGCCGACGCTTCAGTGATTTCACCTTTCTGGGCGAACTGGCTCATGCGGGAAGAGAAGCCCTTTTGGCTCTGGCTGATGTCGCTGAAAAAGGCGAATTGAGTGAAAATGATATCCGTCTGGCTGCGGTAGAAGCCAAAACGCGTGATTCCGATTTCGAACCGAAAAAATACGACCATCAATATTACTTCCGTACCAAACGCGGCAGCATCGGAGGCCGTACGCCACGCCAAAACGGATACATCCGTGCTCTGCTGAATCATGATGTTGTTTTCGGCCTTGGCCCCGCAGGCACGGGGAAAACCTATCTGGCCGTAGCCGCTGCCGTGGATGCGATGGAAAAACACCAAGTCGAACGGATTGTTTTGGTGCGCCCTGCCGTAGAGGCCGGAGAAAAACTGGGATTCCTCCCCGGCGATTTGGCACAAAAAGTCGATCCCTATCTGCGGCCGCTTTACGATGCCCTTTACGATCTGATGGGATTTGACCGTGTTACCAAGCTGATGGAAAAAGGGTTGATTGAAATCGCCCCGTTAGCTTATATGCGCGGACGTACTCTCAATGGTGCTTATGTGATTCTAGACGAAGCGCAAAACACCACGCCCGAGCAAATGAAAATGTTTCTTACCCGCATCGGTTTCGGTGCCAAAGCCGTAATTACAGGCGACCTCAGCCAAATCGATTTGCCTAAGCATATCAAATCCGGCTTAAAAGATGCCAAAGAGAAACTGTGTGATGTTGAAGGATTATATTTCCATACATTCACCAGTGAAGATGTTGTGCGTCATCCGTTGGTACAGAAAATTGTCGAAGCTTACGATGCTGCCGATGAAGCAGAACAAGCCGTCTGAAAAGGAATAAAATATGGGGGTTTTGCTGCAGATATTAGTTTTACTCGTTGCCGTAGAACATCTGCTGATCATGTGGCTTGAGATGAGCCTGCCGTCTCGCCGTGCCGAGCGTGCTTTCGGCATCAGCTTGGAAAAACAAAAGCAGCGCGAAATCCGTACACTATTCGCCAATCAAGGACTCTACAACGGATTTTTGGCGGCTGGACTTATATGGAGCCTGCTCGCTCCACCCGAACTGGCGCGGCCACTACAGCTCTTCTTTCTCGGTTGTGTATTGATTGCCGCCATATTCGGTGCATTAACGTCGAGTAAAAAAATCCTGCTTGTACAAGGCTTGCCTGCCCTTTCGGCCATCTTGGTTTGGCTACTCCAATGAAAACCATAGTGCAACATCTAAATCAATACTGCTGAAAAATCAGGCAAATATATTATGTAATTTTCCCGGCTTTCAGTATGATTTGAATATTATTCCGATAGAAAAATGTCATGACTTTCACTACCATTATCAGTATCGCCCTCGGCATAGGTTTGGCCGCAAGTTCCGGCTTTCGCGTATTCCTCCCTCTATTTGCTCTAAGCCTTTCCGCCTATTTCGGCCTATGGCCGGTTAATGAAAACTGGCAATGGTTAGCCTCCACCCCAGCACTGATTATTTTAGGCGTAGCTACCATTGCGGAAATAGCCGCCTACCTCATTCCCTTTATCGACAATCTACTTGATACTTTAGCCGTTCCTCTCGCCGGTCTGGCCGGTACGGCCGTGATGGCTTCCACTACTGCCGATCTGAGTCCTGCCGTTACTTGGACTCTTGCCATTATTGCAGGAGGCGGGGCCGCAGCCGCAATTAAAGGTACGGCTGCGACGGGGCGGGCGGCAAGCACCGTTACCACCGGCGGCATTGCCAACCCTATCGTGTCGGTAGCCGAAACCGGTACCGCACTATTTCTCACTATACTCAGCTTGTTTTTGCCGTTTCTAGCCGTTGCACTCAGCTTAATAATTGTATTTTGGGCATGGCGAAAATACCGCAATTACCAACGGGGCAAACAACCTGCTCTTCCTAACGTATAACCCACACCGTTAAATAAAAAAATAGAAATAAGCCGTCTGAAAATCATGAAAGCAGCCAAACGTTACCCTTTTTTAGCCTTACAGCAGCAACGTCTGCAACTACACTTTGCCAACCATTCCAGTATTACCGACATTCCAAGCGAACGCAGCTTCTACCGCTGGATCTGGCAAGCATTGAAAAACGAGTACAGACAAGCCGAAATCAGCCTGATTTTTCTTGATGAAGCAGAGGCGCGCGCCTACAACCGAGACTATCGCGGGAAAGACTATGCAACCAATATCCTTAGCTTTGCGCTGAACGAAGGCGAGCAACTGTTCGGACAGCACGAAAGCAGCCTCCAAGGCGACTTAGTTATCTGCCCGCAAGTGGTATTAAAAGAAGCCGTCGAACAAAACAAAACACCTGAGCAACATTTTGCCCACCTTGCACTACACGGCACGCTGCATCTAATGGGATACGACCATATCGAAGATGAAGAAGCCGAAATCATGGAGGGGCTTGAAATCCGACTCATGAATCAGTTAGCATACCCTAACCCTTACGCACAAGATGGAATTTGAATATGGACGACAGCCCGTCGAAGCCCAATTTTTTTGAACGCTTGATTAGCCGCCTTTCAGGCGATGCACCCGAAACCTCAGCCGAAGTACTGGATATTCTTCGCCAGGCACACGCACAATCGGTTTTCGATACCGATACGCTCCTAAGGTTGGAAAAAGTCCTAGATTTTACAGGCTTAGAAGTGCGCGACGCCATGATTACGCGCAGCCAAATGGACGTAATTAAGGCGGAAGACAGTATCGAGCGAATCATTGCCTATGCTGTAGAAACCGCCCATTCCCGCTTCCCTGTTATCGGTGAAGATAAAGATGAAATCCTCGGTATCCTACATGCCAAAGACCTGCTCAAATATACCCTTAACCCGGAGCAGTTCAATTTACAGGCTATTTTGCGCCCGGCCGTATTTGTGCCTGAAAGTAAGTCATTGAATTTGCTATTGAAAGAATTTCGTGAACAACGCAACCACATGGCTCTCGTAGTAGACGAATATGGCGGTACTTCAGGTTTGGTAACCTTTGAAGATGTGATCGAACAAATTATCGGTGATATCGAAGATGAGTTTGACGAAGACGATAGCGCCGATAATATTTTCCCGGTATCGGCCGAACGCTGGCGTATCAATGCCGTTACCGAAATCGAAGATATCAATGAATACTTCGGCACCCAATACAGTAACGAAGAGGTAGATACCATAGGCGGCTTGGTTATCCAAGAGCTCGGCCACTTGCCCGTGCGCGGTGAGAAAGTTGCAATCGGCAATTTGCAATTTACAGTGGCCCGAGCCGACAAACGCCGGCTTCACACCTTAATGGCTACCCGTATCAAATAAAGTTTACCTTTATTATAAAAATGCCGTCTGAAACTTTTCAGACGGCATTTGATTTTCAAGCAAATGAATATTTAATACATACCTTCACGCTCTTCACGCATGCTGATATAAATATTTTTCACTTGGGTATACGCAGCCAACATCATTTTATGGTTTTCACGCCCGATACCCGAAGTTTTATAGCCGCCAAACGGTGCGCCCGCAGGCAAACGGTTATAGCAATTCACCCACATACGGCCGGTTTGAACCGCTTTTGCCACCCGCAACGCACGGTTGATATTCAACGACCATACTGCGCCGCCCAAACCATATTCACTGTCGTTGGCCAAGGCAATCACTTCTTCTTCGGTTTTGAATTTAATCACGGTTGCCACCGGTCCGAAAATTTCTTCTTGAGCAATACGGTTATCATTACTGTCGGCGGCAATCAAAGTCGGTTCGACAAACGCACCTTGCCCTAAAGCACCATCTTCGATTTTCTTACCACCGGTAATGATACGCGCGCCTTCTTGCTCGCCGATTTTCACATATTTCAAAATCGTTTCCAGTTGGCCGACACTCACTTGCGCCCCCATTTGGGTATCATCTTCCCAAGGCAGGCCAACTTTCACTTTTTTAAATTCTTCTGCCAAAGCGGCAACAAATTTATCGTAAATGCCTTCCTGTACGAAAATACGCGAACCGGCACAGCATACTTGCCCTTGGTTAAACAAAATACCTTTTTGGGCACCTTCCAGAGCTTTGTCAAACGGCATATCGTCAAAGAAAATATTCGCCGACTTACCGCCTAGCTCCAAAGTTGCGGGAATCAGCATTTCAGCAGCGGCGATACCGATATGCCGGCCGATTTCGGTAGAACCGGTAAATGCCAGCTTATTAAATCCGGGGTGATGCAGCATATATTCGCCCGACTTAGAGCCTTTGCCGGTGATGATGTTCAATACGCCTTTGGGCAACAGGTGATTAATTTTTTGGGCAAAAGACAACAAGCTCAGTGAGGTGCTCGAAGAAGGATGAATCACAATGGTACAGCCGGCCGCCAATGCGGGGGCAATTTTCCAAGCCGCCATCAAGAAGGGGAAGTTCCACGGAATAATTTGGCCGACAACACCGATAGGCTCACGCAATACAATGGAAATATCTTCGCTACCGATTTCGTTAACACTACCTTCTTCGGCCAAGATGACTCCTGCAAAATAGCGGAAATGTTCGGCAGCCAAAGGAATATCCGCTGCACGGGTCTCACGAATCGGCTTACCGTTATCCAAAGTTTCCTGTAAAGCAAATTCTTCCGCATGCTCTTCAATCACATCAGCAATTTTGTTCAAAATCGCACTGCGTTCGTAAACCGTAGTATGCCGCCAGCTCTTTAAAGCTTCTTGGGCAGCTGCCACTGCCGCGTCAACATCTTCATTACTGGCATCGATAAAAGTTGCCAAAGGCTCATTATTGGCAGGGTTATACGAAGTCAGCGTCTCTCCTTTGCTGCCGTTCGTCCACTCGCCGTTAATCAGCAAACCGTATGCTTTGTCGAATACGTTCAAATCTTTTGCCACGATACTACTCCTTCCATTCTGTTGATGAACCCGTGCTTAAGGCCGGTAGTACTTCTATATTTGACACTTTGATAAAACAAGGGAAAATCCGCTTACCAACGTTCAAAACCGCTGCGGCTATCCAACCGTTGAAATATACGGTGTAATTTCAGTCTAGACCGAATCGCTTTGCTTTTCAAGCATTACAAGTGTTGCTTAATTACATACAAACATTTGATTTATGAAATATTATTTACCACCAAGGCTGTAAATTGCAGGCTATGTCTTGTACCCGGCCATCTATGCGGTAAGGTACGACACCTAATAAAGGTGCGGCAATTTTACTTTGTAAAGTTTTTATATAGTCTGCCAACCGGTGCGGCTGCTCATTAATGCAATTGCCCACCCACCCGACCAATGGTAAACCTGAGCGGCAAACAGACTCTGCCGTCAATAGTGCATGATTGATGCACCCGAGCTTCATACCTACCACTAAGATCACTGGCAACTGCTCGCAAACCACCCAGTCAGAAAAATCCGCCTGCATACTTAAAGGCGTATGCCAACCGCCTGCGCCCTCTACCAACACCATGTCAACCTGCTCTTTTAGGCTGTATAGTCCAGAGCTGATACGCTGCATATCGATTTCCACTCCACTATCTGCCGCTGCCAAATGTGGCGCAGTTGCTTCGGCAAATGTATAAATATTGTGCCGGCTATAGTCGAACAACGGATATGATGCCCGCTGCAAGGCCAAAACATCCGTATTCAATCCGTTTTTTTCCACACCTGAAGCAATCGGTTTATAACCAACAGCCTTTAACCCACTGTTCCGAGCCAAATACAACATTGCTTCTGTACAAAAAGTTTTACCCACCTCGGTATCCGTACCGGTAACAAAATAAGCTGAGTTCATGTTCAGACGGCCTTTTCAAAATTAATACTTCATTTTTAGTATATCGTCGCCACAATGTCAAAACGGCCTGAGACATAACTCAGGCCGTCTGAAATTTATAAAATATTGTTACTGCAATTGCCCGCTTGCCCGCTTGGCTTTGAAATCCTTGGTTTCATTTACAATAACTTTAGAGAGCAAGAGTAAGGCAACCAAATTGGGAATCGCCATCAAACCATTGAACGTATCAGCTGCCGACCATACCAAATCAAGGCTGACAACTGTTCCCAACATAACCGATGCTACATAAATTACCCGGTAAATGCCGATGAAGCCGTCTCCAAAAACATAAGCCGCACATTTCTCGCCATAGTAACACCAGCCGAGAATGGTAGAATATGCAAAGAAAATCAAGCCGATCGTAACAATCCAACCACCCGGACCGGGTAGCATATTGTTAAAAGTATGGGTAGTCAAAGCCGCACCGGTTTGATCAGCCGGGCTAAAGCTGCCCATTTGCCCCATAACCAATACGATACCGGTAATCGAACATACGATGATAGTATCCAAAAAAGTACCCGTCATTGATACTAAAGCTTGGCGGACAGGGTGGTCGGTTTTAGCAGCTGCTGCAGCAATTGGTGCCGAGCCCATACCTGCTTCATTGGAGAATACACCGCGGGCCACACCGTAACGAATCGCCGCACCGGCCATACCGCCAGCGGCGGCGCTAAAATTAAATGCTTCGGTTAAAATCTTTTCAATTGCCGGAACCAGCATATCCGCATGCAGGAAGATAATCAGCAATCCGCCCAATACATAGAAAATAGCCATAAACGGTACAATTACCGAAGCCACTTTGGCAATACTTTTAATACCGCCCAAAATCACGATAGCAGTTAATGCCGTCAGAAAGATGCCACTGATCCACGGTTCAATGTGAAAGCTGCTTTGGATAGATTGGGCGACTGAGTTCGATTGAACCGAGCTACCAATACCAAATGAAGCAATCGTACCGAATAAAGCAAACAGCATGGCCATCCACTTCATATTCAAACCACGCTCTATGTAATACATCGGACCACCGGACATTTCACCTTTTCGGTTAACTGTACGGTATTTAACTGCCAGCACACCTTCGCCATATTTGGTAGCCATACCAAAAATAGCCGTAATCCACATCCAGAATACTGCCCCCGGCCCTCCTAATACAACAGCCGTAGCCACACCTGCGATATTACCTGTACCGATAGTCGCCGAAAGCGCAGTCATCAATGCACCAAAATGCGAAACGTCACCTTCATGGTCGCTGCCGTCCGCTTTCTTTTTGTGCGGCATAAAAGCTTGCTTCAACGCATATCCGAGCATGCTGAATTGCAAACCTTTCAGCATAACGGTCAGCAATACGCCCGTACCTACCAGCAAAACCAGCATGGCAGGTCCCCATACCCAGCCTCCTAAAGTATCAAAAAATTCTTTTAATGCTTCCATATGCTCCTCAATATTTCTTGATAAATTGTCGACAATAACACCTCAATAAGGTAGCATTTCACCATACCAAGTTAAGAAATACAAGCTTAAGTTAAGGAAACGATACAACTTATGATAAAACATTCACTACTAAACGATTTTTACAGCCACCCCAAAGCAGCCAGTATCTATTCATATGGATATTAATATCCTATCCATTTCTGCTACCCCGAAATATGGAATACCATATTTTTTCACACCCAAACAAACCATTCTATAAATTAAAAAAAGCCGCCTGAACCCTAACCTTTATCCGGTTTTTCAGACAGCTTTTAATAGTTAATCAACTGATTTAATGCAAAATAAATTCTGCTTTTAAATCAAATTTTGGAATGGGGACAGAAAAATAATCACCTTTATCATCTTCAAACTCATAATAACCCTGCATACTTCCCCAAGGTGTTCTCAGATGGGCACCACTACTATATTCAAAAGTATCGCCTGGATAGAGTATGGGCTGCTCTCCTACAACACCGACACCAGAAACCTTTTCAACATCCCCGTGCGCATCAGTTATTTCCCAATAGCGCTTACGTAAGGTAACCACCTCTTCCCCAAAATTTTGAATGACAATATGATAGCTGAAAACATATTTATCATTCATCACACTACTATGATCAGCCATATAATCAGGTGTTACATTAATTTTTATTGCATGACTATCCCGCATTTACTCACCCCGCAGCTTTAAAACCATATTTGCGCCACATTCAACACCAACACAGTAAATAAAGCAGCAATAAAATCATCCAACATAATACCGAAGCCGCCATGCACGCGGGCATCAAACCATTTAATCGGCCATGGCTTGAGCGCATCAAATACTCTGAACAAAATAAATGCTACCAGCCACCATCCCCAATAAAAAGGAATGAATGCCAGCACCAGCATCATACCGACGATTTCATCCCAAACAATACCGCCATAATCCTGTATCCCCAGCTCGGCTTCAGTCTGTCGGCATATATAAATTCCCCAAACAAATAATATGGCGCAAAATATTGCCATCCCCCAACCCGAAACACCTATAAGGTGAAGTAAGAAAGCCATTGGCAATGCAGGTAATGTACCAAACGTACCCGGTGCAACCGGAGCCAAACCGCTACCAAAACCAAAGCCCAACAAACAAATTGGCCTAGATTTCAACCATGTGAAAGAAGGTTTAATTTTATCCAAAATGATCAAATCCCAAAGAGTCTAAAACTACTACCTGCCCATTTGCATCAGTTATCAGCAAATTACAACCTTCTGTAATTTTACCGATACAT
It encodes:
- a CDS encoding PhoH family protein, translating into MSHTVHLKFDDIDNTVLQRLCGPLDSHLQTLGKALNIQISRRFSDFTFLGELAHAGREALLALADVAEKGELSENDIRLAAVEAKTRDSDFEPKKYDHQYYFRTKRGSIGGRTPRQNGYIRALLNHDVVFGLGPAGTGKTYLAVAAAVDAMEKHQVERIVLVRPAVEAGEKLGFLPGDLAQKVDPYLRPLYDALYDLMGFDRVTKLMEKGLIEIAPLAYMRGRTLNGAYVILDEAQNTTPEQMKMFLTRIGFGAKAVITGDLSQIDLPKHIKSGLKDAKEKLCDVEGLYFHTFTSEDVVRHPLVQKIVEAYDAADEAEQAV
- a CDS encoding DUF1304 domain-containing protein, which encodes MGVLLQILVLLVAVEHLLIMWLEMSLPSRRAERAFGISLEKQKQREIRTLFANQGLYNGFLAAGLIWSLLAPPELARPLQLFFLGCVLIAAIFGALTSSKKILLVQGLPALSAILVWLLQ
- a CDS encoding DUF4126 domain-containing protein yields the protein MTFTTIISIALGIGLAASSGFRVFLPLFALSLSAYFGLWPVNENWQWLASTPALIILGVATIAEIAAYLIPFIDNLLDTLAVPLAGLAGTAVMASTTADLSPAVTWTLAIIAGGGAAAAIKGTAATGRAASTVTTGGIANPIVSVAETGTALFLTILSLFLPFLAVALSLIIVFWAWRKYRNYQRGKQPALPNV
- the ybeY gene encoding rRNA maturation RNase YbeY, giving the protein MKAAKRYPFLALQQQRLQLHFANHSSITDIPSERSFYRWIWQALKNEYRQAEISLIFLDEAEARAYNRDYRGKDYATNILSFALNEGEQLFGQHESSLQGDLVICPQVVLKEAVEQNKTPEQHFAHLALHGTLHLMGYDHIEDEEAEIMEGLEIRLMNQLAYPNPYAQDGI
- a CDS encoding HlyC/CorC family transporter, translating into MDDSPSKPNFFERLISRLSGDAPETSAEVLDILRQAHAQSVFDTDTLLRLEKVLDFTGLEVRDAMITRSQMDVIKAEDSIERIIAYAVETAHSRFPVIGEDKDEILGILHAKDLLKYTLNPEQFNLQAILRPAVFVPESKSLNLLLKEFREQRNHMALVVDEYGGTSGLVTFEDVIEQIIGDIEDEFDEDDSADNIFPVSAERWRINAVTEIEDINEYFGTQYSNEEVDTIGGLVIQELGHLPVRGEKVAIGNLQFTVARADKRRLHTLMATRIK
- a CDS encoding aldehyde dehydrogenase family protein; the protein is MAKDLNVFDKAYGLLINGEWTNGSKGETLTSYNPANNEPLATFIDASNEDVDAAVAAAQEALKSWRHTTVYERSAILNKIADVIEEHAEEFALQETLDNGKPIRETRAADIPLAAEHFRYFAGVILAEEGSVNEIGSEDISIVLREPIGVVGQIIPWNFPFLMAAWKIAPALAAGCTIVIHPSSSTSLSLLSFAQKINHLLPKGVLNIITGKGSKSGEYMLHHPGFNKLAFTGSTEIGRHIGIAAAEMLIPATLELGGKSANIFFDDMPFDKALEGAQKGILFNQGQVCCAGSRIFVQEGIYDKFVAALAEEFKKVKVGLPWEDDTQMGAQVSVGQLETILKYVKIGEQEGARIITGGKKIEDGALGQGAFVEPTLIAADSNDNRIAQEEIFGPVATVIKFKTEEEVIALANDSEYGLGGAVWSLNINRALRVAKAVQTGRMWVNCYNRLPAGAPFGGYKTSGIGRENHKMMLAAYTQVKNIYISMREEREGMY
- the bioD gene encoding dethiobiotin synthase; translation: MNSAYFVTGTDTEVGKTFCTEAMLYLARNSGLKAVGYKPIASGVEKNGLNTDVLALQRASYPLFDYSRHNIYTFAEATAPHLAAADSGVEIDMQRISSGLYSLKEQVDMVLVEGAGGWHTPLSMQADFSDWVVCEQLPVILVVGMKLGCINHALLTAESVCRSGLPLVGWVGNCINEQPHRLADYIKTLQSKIAAPLLGVVPYRIDGRVQDIACNLQPWW
- a CDS encoding alanine/glycine:cation symporter family protein produces the protein MEALKEFFDTLGGWVWGPAMLVLLVGTGVLLTVMLKGLQFSMLGYALKQAFMPHKKKADGSDHEGDVSHFGALMTALSATIGTGNIAGVATAVVLGGPGAVFWMWITAIFGMATKYGEGVLAVKYRTVNRKGEMSGGPMYYIERGLNMKWMAMLFALFGTIASFGIGSSVQSNSVAQSIQSSFHIEPWISGIFLTALTAIVILGGIKSIAKVASVIVPFMAIFYVLGGLLIIFLHADMLVPAIEKILTEAFNFSAAAGGMAGAAIRYGVARGVFSNEAGMGSAPIAAAAAKTDHPVRQALVSMTGTFLDTIIVCSITGIVLVMGQMGSFSPADQTGAALTTHTFNNMLPGPGGWIVTIGLIFFAYSTILGWCYYGEKCAAYVFGDGFIGIYRVIYVASVMLGTVVSLDLVWSAADTFNGLMAIPNLVALLLLSKVIVNETKDFKAKRASGQLQ
- the apaG gene encoding Co2+/Mg2+ efflux protein ApaG translates to MRDSHAIKINVTPDYMADHSSVMNDKYVFSYHIVIQNFGEEVVTLRKRYWEITDAHGDVEKVSGVGVVGEQPILYPGDTFEYSSGAHLRTPWGSMQGYYEFEDDKGDYFSVPIPKFDLKAEFILH
- a CDS encoding phosphatidylglycerophosphatase A family protein; this encodes MDKIKPSFTWLKSRPICLLGFGFGSGLAPVAPGTFGTLPALPMAFLLHLIGVSGWGMAIFCAILFVWGIYICRQTEAELGIQDYGGIVWDEIVGMMLVLAFIPFYWGWWLVAFILFRVFDALKPWPIKWFDARVHGGFGIMLDDFIAALFTVLVLNVAQIWF